Sequence from the Castanea sativa cultivar Marrone di Chiusa Pesio chromosome 12, ASM4071231v1 genome:
aaaaaaaaatccttttgatATAGTGTCAAAATAATTTCTGTCATTAAGTAGTGAAAGAAAAAATCTGACACAACTAATGCCTAATggtgatattaaaatattaaagttgATGTCACTTGGGATGTCAAGTGGATGCCACAATAGccttaaatttataatttaaagaaaaaattgagttaaacTCACAAGTATGCATTTGGGATACATGCATTTGGGATGAGTTTAGTTTAACTCAGTTTCTTGTTTGGGATGAGTTTAGTTTAACTCAgtttctttaaataataataataataataataataacaaccatGTAGCATTCGGTGTGgcatcaaaattaatattttaatatcaaCATTAGCTACATTAGATATTTCCATAATACATTAGATTTTTCCATCATCATTTAAATTGGGGCTATTTTTACACAATATCAAAAGGTTAGGAACTAAactaatacatttaaaatgttaTGGACTATTTTGGAATATGATACAAAATTAGggaatcaaatagtaaataaacattttttctaaaatatggTCTTCCCACTATAAATAGAGTTTAATTTGGCCCTGAACTATTAATTGTGTAAACCTAGTCCCTCAACTTTTTAAATCAAGTCAATTTCTTAATCAAGTtttctatatttaaatataataaaaataataaatgaaattgactttatttttttattttttttacatttttcataatacTCCTTTAACATACTTGTCATAATAACATTTTAACATGGGCTCCTATTTGCAGCATTGTTTagtttcattaaaatttaaacagaaagaaaattcaaaaatgaaattgataGTTTAGTGATCAAACTGTTGATGATCCAACTTAAACTTTATCCAATAATTAGAGGACCAAAATTAGTAATTTGACCCTTTATTTTTATGCTATCAATCCTACActgtactatatatataatctagatatttctttctattttttggtaaCTATTTAACAAGGATTTTGACAAGTCAATTTCATAATCAAGTTTCCTACattttgaatataataaaactaataattgaaattgacttcattttttgattttttttttttatatttttcataatactCTTTTAACAAGGATTTTGAagtaaatcaaaatataagagCCTGAGACCATAAAATCCTGCTAGTGTAGATGAACTTACTTGTTGTATTTCCCACACAATCATCATGCTTCATACAACAAGTGTCGAGGGCATCACAAGGTTGCTCCCCAGGGCATCCACTGTATAAGGGTCCACAGTATTTACCATATCTTAAAAATGGAGCAACTAtcattccaaaaataaaaaattagttcatCCATTATTGAAAACTTGACAAATACTCAAATAAACtaaactttaattaattatatatatatatatatatatatatatattctaaatgATCAACTAGTTGGTAATTATGCGTATGTTACACGTAAAAATATACGCGTACGTACATAACTAGGGGTGTCCAACAGCAACCGAGACCTGATTCACCCGGCCAGCCCGTCCGACCAGGCCCGAAAACCGGCCGACCCTACGCCGGTGACGGTCGGCAGTGGGTCTTCTCCACGAAAAACCGATCTAGGCGGGTCGGATGGCgggttttcttctccaaaacccgATGAACCCGATCCGACCGACGAAACTTGTGAAAGAAGACCGGATCTACCTAGATCCACTAAGATCCGGTGAAGATTTGGTAGTTTTTGGTTAGATTCGGTGATGAGATGTAAGTTTTCTCTTAAATCTGGATTCGAGGTGGTGTTTTTTGCTTCAATCTCGTGGTTGTCACATAGATCCGGCGAAGACGGTGATGATTCGACGAAGATCCGGCGATGAGATGGAAATTCTCGTTCAAATCTGGGCTTGTGTTGGTCTTTCTTGCTTCAATCCCGTGGTTTTCGCACAGATTGGGTGAAGATTTAGAGAGATCCAGCGAAGATTCAGTGAAGATTGGGCGAGATTCGGCGAAGATTTAGAGATTTTCGACGAAGATTCGGCGAAGATTGGAGGTTGAAACTCACTCCGACTTCGATCGACCCGACCGTTGTCCACCGAAGCCCGATCCGACTCGACCCGAAGTTGCTGGCGGTCGGCTGCGAGTCGTTCAACCTCCCACCCGATATGAGTGATTCGGTTCCGGGTTGGGGCaaaaacccgacccggaccgacccgtggacacccctatacataacaattaataaaactCCCGTTTGCCGATTTGTTTCCAACTGTATGGTAAATTACGCGTTGTTTTGGTATGAGACTTTCATTCCCGTTTGTAACGCACAAAAGTTTTAAACTGCAGAAACATACGGGCTATAAAATACTAAAGAGATAAAGTTGAAGTCAACTACAACAATAAATGATTAAACAACTCCTAAGAAATAGCCTtaaaagagtgaaacacgaATCCTTTGTTACAATTACTAAAATATAGCAATAAGCATTTAAACAATTcctaaaaaattgcaataaatgATAGCTAATAATTCAATTATTAGCTTTTGAATgaatattaattacttaataATGTTGCTATTAACGTCTATTGAATTTTGaatcccttgtgtgtgtgtttatttctcaacaaaaaaaaaaaaagtttttatattaaatagattatttaaaattaaatttgtgaGAATCTTatgcaatataaaaaatattgtatttatttaaaaagaagtatattttcataaataaattttaaaaagaaagtatATGATAGAGTAATGCTTCTTCCACagtaatttcataacaaattctaagtaatAAGCTATTAATAGTtcttgtggggggtaaaaatgcttaaaggcacgtttgggccttgggcttggttagttggtataagtctgttcaatcagagtcttctGGGCCCACAGGTTAGTCCGCACTATAATGGTTCGAGGAGTAGTCCGAGGTGGAGTATCTCATCGGACaagcccagtaaaggccatgggacttGCTATTGGGCTTAGAAACTGAATTCTAGATGGTCTGTTGGAtaaaggtgtgatccaagcacccgttagaagcaggaacgtgggagaaatatctgaggaaaaaactgctaccaccacattgaagGCCCTGCGTCTACCtctctggtcgcattaatggggaaatgacctctgaacagtagtattcagccttccagctattatttgaagactttaagaaggtggtggatgtgacaagtatctaagaggaagatctgtgttacacgtgaatgaaacagggaagaagaagaaggatataagaagacgagagaggaaagaaaggaGGAGGCTCccttttggaaactaaaaattgtaatcttttgcttagagaagaaaggctatacaaattgtcatcggcttacgtccgaggaggattttttgttatattcatctattacttgcatagactgCGGCATTatagcctgtttatcaactttcTAATACCCTAACCTATGTTTCAAAcacatactctacaaattttattgtataaggctctttgggcctgagcccatcactcgttttgggtccaggtacaaattGTCCACCTACAGTTCTAATTTGAgccaccattaatatcactaaTAGCTTGCCATCTAGGatatgttgtaaaattattgtgaaaatattgtggatgtagtaTTGTTCTATGACAAATGTTTCCGTATTTTAAATGgcgatttttttaataataaacgTATTATACACGTACTATACACGTACCGTTATTTCTCCGTTTCTGTATTTTTCTGCTGAATTTTTGAAATgtacttttcttaaaaatgcCAAATTATATCCGTCTGTATATTTACCGTAATGTACAAGCACTGTATTTTACTAACTATATCTTCATTTAATTTTCCTTCTGattctatttcttttcctttgcttaAAGTCTTTATTTTGAACTGATTTGCTATAAGTAtttgtataattattttgttgtattatattatcaaatttttattttcatcacatatcaaaattttcattctcaactatatataatattgaatcttcctcaaaaaaaaaaaaaaaaactatatatattgaagagagagagagagaacccaCTAAGGTTTACCTGTACAGAACTCTGACTTGCATGTGTTACTGCAACCTGTATCCTACAAATGAAGAACAAAGGCAAGCTCAGGAAAAtgaagctttttatttatttatttattttttatgtagaaGAGATTTTAAGGAATGAGAAGTACAAACCAGGGAGACTGAGGGATCAGAATATTGAAGACCAACGTTAAGTGCATAGACAGGAATGTAATGAAGGTAAAGTGCAACGAAGGaacaagagaggagaagagcaAACTTTAAGGAATGGTGAGGAGCCATTGTTGGGGAGAGAGCTAAAGAAATTCAGGCACAGAAATATGAAGCTTGGTTTTGCTTAAAAGCTCTGGTTTTTATATAACAAAGCAATGCTACACCAACTTATTCATGCTTGAAAAGGAAGTTTCACGTGGAATAATAATGAAAAgatttaatagtttatataacataattaaataaataccaATTGAGTTTGGGCCTCTTGGGTATTGGGTTACCCAAAAGGTCTAAGCCTTTTTAGGCTTGGGCTTTTAattatctagtttttttttaataccatatGGATGAACCAAAAATTCTACCGGTCCAAGCCGATTTAGAAGAGTGAGTTTGCATGTTTAGTTTAGgcttaaatcaataaaattgttAAAGAGGGAATCAAATAACAAGAGAGGGCTTAGCTCGAGAAGAAGTATACGGGAGGGAAACCCTTCCTtataaaagatgtaaatcaaCACATTATCACTAGCTTGCCCGAGGAGGCCAAAATTACACATAAAAGTACTGTTCATGTTCTTCTTTCTATGATCTTTTTACAAtgatcttttttgtttttgtctgaATCCCTTTCCTTACCCAATTAGTACTTATACCCAATTGTAACCCGGTTTATTTACCAAatggatatccataccctacccaaactcgatttctataaaatcaacaaatatgctaaaaaattattaaaataaccaaaatatccttaaaatctctaaaacaaacaaaatacccatgaaacctctaaaatgaccaaaatatccctgaTATAtctaaaatcaccaattatgctcaaaaaccactaaaatgaccaaaatatctcaaaatctctaaaatgagcaaaatacccatgaaacttctaaaatgacccaaatacccCTAATATCCCTAGAATAACCACtaaaataaatactataaatCATATTTGTGGCCTTTCATTAAAGAGTTTCATAAGGACTATTTCTGTGTTGTACACATTTACATGAGACCTGAATGCCAAGAATTTGTATCAaaagaaaatcatcaaaatataatttccaTTCCAGCACAGCAACCTGACCGTAACTAAAATTtgaaccttctcaaaaaaaaaaaaaaaaaaaaactaaaatttgaagttttcactttttttttataacccaTATGATTTCTAGGCGGCCATTTGGTGCatgaaaaagaaagtaaaaataaataaataaattaattaattaattaaagaatTAAATGAAGCCGTTGCTCCTCTCCACAGTAAGGAAAATTCATTCTAAGGGTCATGAATAACTCCTCCAGCAGCTAAAGCAGCTTGCATGACTACAGTGAGAACTTCAATAGTCTCATTAACATCACATTGGTTCCCAGCAAACGTAGGGCCTCCTGATTTTTTGACATCAGCCATACAGTTTATCAAGTTTAGGCTGCACTTTTGACTTAGATAGCCACCTGCACCACAACACCATCACCAATATCAGTTTCAATCCTGAATTCTGTCACAACTCACTCATACACATGACACCAACACTGtcaaaatctaattaaaatgattcaattttaTCATCATCTTATGAACTTTTGGTGCAGGTATTAATTTACACTGCATAGACACAATCACACAAATACTGCATAAATATGTCCCTCTCAATAAGTCTTGGGACAAAATCAATTAACAATTATGAATGTCGCCTGTTTTTATTAGCGAGTACAACAAAACTGTGAATTCAtgtgaaaagtgatattaattcAAGTCTTAAACACAACTTACTACTataataaattgtgaaaaaaaaaaaaaactgtatccTTAGCCTCGCTTATATGCTCCCATCCATCAcactattaattaaataaagaaGACTTATCTCACACTCTcctcctttatttatttattcatttctgACTATTGGTTCACAGGAAGTCCTGGCCAATTAATTTGCTTCCCTTATTGTTTGTCTATATCTCACCACCGACACTATAAAActtatttgtaatttaataatGCACCTAAATCTCACAACGAAATTATTAATGGATATTCAACAACTACAATGAAATTAATGAATCCCTTCTCGTACGCACAGTacacattaaatgcacctaaaactTCTTGCAACTACATTATTAATTGATATTCAACAACTACAATATGAATCCTTTCTCATACCCACAGAACACGTATCTCATATAATACAGAGAGGGCCCTCTTAGCCTGTATAGTTAGCTCTTTAATTATCAAATGCATCATTGTagatgggaaaaaaataaatgaatgaatgtGATAGTTTCATGTCTGAGATTTGAactgaaattgggcattttacaACAGGACTGAAATACCCATTTAAGttctttcatcttcctttccttttaCTAACATTTTCTCAGCTggtaatttttgagtttttttctttttttcaaaccCAAGCCAAATTGTCAAAGCTTTTTCACATTCCAAATTGAACCCAGTCACCAAAGCAACCCAGATACAACCAAAAACAAAGGAGTAGTGGTGGGTGAGTTACAGATCTGGCGAGTGCAGTGGTGTTGAAACgttagagagagtgagagaccaAGAGAGAAGGAGTGAGAagggaagaagagagagaaggtaTTTTTGTCTTATGACTTATGAGTAACAAATTTAACTTTAAAGAactgtttctctttcttcaataatagtttacttattatttaATTCCTTATTGACAGGTGCTGTACACAggactttttttaattattattttgggtctTAAACTTTGTTTCATGTTTCAAAATGGTCTTGAAATGTATTAATTTTGTCCCTAATTTTTGGATACAGAGGATgtttagtttgtgtttttaaataacaatttttagtttttaaacaacattacacgtatttttatacaattttttcacccacacgtattttcacacatgtttttaattaacaattttcagtttttaaatacaTGTACCAAACAGGCTCataatttctctaaaaaaaaaaaaaccccttttgATATAGTGTAAAAATAATCTCTGCCATTAAGTAGTGAAAGAAAAAATCCGACACAACTAATGCCTAATGgtgatattaaaatataaaaatttgatgtCACTTGGGATGTCAAGTGGATGCCACAATAGccttaaatttataatttaaagaaaaaaaatgagttaaacTCATGAGCAGGGACAAAACCAGGATTTGAACTTAGAGGGACCAAAACAtgaatcaaaaaaatttcaagtgacatggtttattaaaaaaaatcatgatagaCATAAAAAATTGCACTTTATTACCTAAATATTTAAGTCAAGAAGGAAATAATATAAACCATAAAAGTTGAAAGTTACAATATGATATTCTAACATtttcgaagaagaagaaaaaaaaaagaaaaaaaagagaggatttCGAATCTCTAGATTTTGGGTAATTGGAATTTATATGTTGATTTTATCATGTTGACCAACTCACCAATATAATAAACCTACACTTTTGGATGCAACTGAAAATCACACTAATGAAgttttcaaaactttgtttgaggattttaaaaaattaagatattaaTATTAAGAGTTGGCAATGCTACATCTTCAATATTGGCTTCTAAAAGAATTTTGCActttatcttttgaaaaaaatttaaatattgtaattCACTTTCCcataatttataaatcaattaaaaaaagtcataaattATTGTAACCTcataaggaaattttttttttctatgagatttttttggttatgaatTATTAAATTATGATATTGGTGATCGagagattttttgttgtgttgtaTTTGGACTATGGAGGGGCCACGGGCCCAAAGAAAGGATTAGTTGATTAGTTTCTTTTGGGCTATTTGGACCAATTCAAAAATTTGAGGGGGCCAACTATAACAATTTCACACTCAAACTCTAAAATATGAGTCATCCTAtatactatttaaatttttctaaaaaaagggagggggggggggggggtttccGTCTTTGCTCACGAGTATGCATTTGGGATACCTGCATTTGGGATGCGTTTAGTTTAACTCAGTTTCTTTAATTCGGTGTGgcatcaaaattaatattttaatatcaaCATTAGCTACATTAGATATTTCCAAGATACATTAGATTTTTCCATCACCATTTAAATAGGGGCTATTTTTACACAATATCAAAAGGTTAGGAACTAAactaatacatttaaaatgttaTGGACTATTTTGGAATATGATACAAAATTAGGGaaacaaatagtaaataaacattttttctaaaatatggTCTTCCAACTATAAATAGAGTTTAATTTGGCCCTGAACTATTAATTATGTAAACCTAGTCCCTCAACTTTTTAAATCCAGTCAATTTCTTAATCAAGTTTcctatatttaaatataataaaaataataaatgaaattgactttatttttttattttttaaaaatttttcataatactCCTTTAACATACTTGTcatgttaacattttaacaCGTGCTCCTATTTGCAGCATTGTTTAGTttcattcaaatttaaacagaaagaaaattcaaaaatgaaattgaaagttTAGTGATCAATCAAACTGTTGATGATCCAACTTAAACTTTATCCAATAATTAGAGGAccaaaattagtaatttatccCTTTTTTTATGCTATCAATCCTACACTGTGCTATATATAGAATCTAGacatttctttctattttttggtaaCTATTTATCAAGGATTTTGAAGTAGATCAATATATGAGAGTCTGAGACCACAAGATCCTGCTAGTGTAGATGAACTTACTTGTTGTATTTCCCACACAATCATCATGCTTCAAACAACAAGTGTCGAGGGCATCACAAGGTTGCTCCCCAGGGCATCCACTGTATAAGAGTCCACAGTATTTACCATATCTTAAAAATGGAGCAACTATCattccaaaaatgaaaaataaaataattagttaGTCCATTATTGAAAACTTAACAAATACTCTAATAAACtaaactttaattaattatatataaatattctaAATGATCAATATCTTCATTTAATTTTCCTTCTGattctatttcttttcctttgctcAAAGTCTTTATTTTGAACCGATTTGCTACAAGTAtttgtataattattttgttgtattatattatcaaatttttattttcatcacatatcaaaattttcattctcaactatatatatattgaatcttcctcaaaaaaaaaaaaaaaaactatatatattgaacagagagagagagagagagagagaacccaTTAAAGGTTTACCTGTACAGAACTCTGACTCGCATGTGTTACTGCAACCTTTATCCTACAAATGAAGAACAAAGGCAAGCTCAGGAAAAtgaaactattttttctttattttttatgtatgagAGATTCTAAGGAACGAGAACAAACCAGGGAGACTAAGGCACCAGAATATTGAATACCAACGTTAAGTGCATAGACAGGAATGTAATGAAGGTTGAGGGCAACGAAGGaacaagagagaagaagagcaaaCTTTAAGGAATGGTGAGGAGCCATTGTTGGGGAGAGAGCTAAAGAAATTCAGGCACAGAAATATGAAGCTTGGTTTTGCTTAAAAGCTCTGatttttatagaacaaaatatCTATATATAGTAAACAAATAAAGGAAAGGCAAAGATTATGACAGGAGTCCAGTAATTATAGGACcacattgtttttttctttctttacaaTCATCTTACGTGACAATTAGCTGTGTTGTTAACCGGGTTGAAATCATTTTTAGTCAATTCCGCAATTATTCcataagaaaaattttgattagctATGTTGTGAACCGGTTTGAAATTACTGTTTGTCAATTTGAGGTgagaaaaatactttttttagttaattttctGCTTAAGACCTATTAATGCTTTCCAAGTACATAAATAGCCAAGCATAAAATAacctctttaaaatctaatcctaacaaaTAAGAACCAACTCCTATTTATATCTttctataaaaacaaaaacaaaaaactcatttttatatatttatcaaaaaatactcctaattatatacaatctaaaaatatatCCTAATATGCAAGTAGATAATTATTTAAACTTCAAACTTCATCTATTTGAATTGATTAGGTACTGGCAAGGTATTTAGATTACATAAGATTGGTCAGAGAGTTTCATGGATTGGATCAAGAATCGGAATATTCTAATTTCCATTGTACTAAAACATAATGAAACAtcaatagtaataataatatatgcaaaagaatcataaagaaaatagtaaatgtGACACAAATTACTTATAAAATGTACTAATTACTGAGTACCAAATTACTAATACtgaataaataacaaatttcaaacttacaagttccaagctctaacATAAaatatcccataaaaaaaaaccaaaaatatacaTAGAGTCccaaattaacaaatttgaTCATTGGCTACAAAAGGAAAATTCATtccaatttcaaaattacaaagACTTTGCAAATGTTTTAATTGTATTAAGATAATGAGAAATGTCAAATCCTTCAAAACTCATTACAATTTGATCAATAAGACTAAACAATTCTATTATTTTAGTCAATTATGATGTTAATTGTGAGTCGAGATAAAAACCAATTATAACATACCACTTaacttttattgtaaaattattacaaaataatatgaaaataacACTAAGATAATTATATTTAGGCTTATTTTAGCTGagtttaaacaaaatttgggTTTAAGgtgtacaaattttttaatcatgggtcaaaacaaaataaaaaattatatatatatatatatatacacatatattcGGCCAAGtgagggggttcaaatgaacccctagGTTAGCTGTAGGCCGCCCCTGATGGCTATGGGATATAACAGGTTGTCAATCACTTCACCTGCTTTTAcataaacctctttttttttctcttttttttttcattacttaaCTTACCGTATTAAAATTGTGATACAAAACATGTTATTCATATTCTTTCTAGGAGTAGTAAAGAAAACATAATTTATAGAAGAAAACATAATTACTACGACTAGGAGAAAAGTAGGGAGGGTTGTCTTGTAGTAGCTCGTGACATGTTTTTGTACTGTTGTTCACGCTTGTCCCCAAAGTTCTCTGGcggtacaattaaaaaattgaaccatTATGTGAGACAGGTTGCGGGTTAACCTCGTGACCACTGAACTTTGAAACCATTCCTATCAATTTATATACATGTTCCACCAACCCACAGCGAAAATTGTTATCAAAgcaacacttgtaaataacttTTTGAATGAGGGTAAGAATGTGATTAAACacagcttattttattgaaattaaaaatttattgttgaaagtattatagataaatgtaaaatttagttaaaatagtacaataagacttatgaataatatcaaaaagtgcagtaaaatttataaatagtaacaaaaataagctgaatagtaaaataattttaattttccattccattcctatccaaacgcacac
This genomic interval carries:
- the LOC142618882 gene encoding phospholipase A2-alpha-like: MAPHHSLKFALLLSCSFVALYLHYIPVYALNVGLQYSDPSVSLDTGCSNTCKSEFCTVAPFLRYGKYCGPLYSGCPGEQPCDALDTCCMKHDDCVGNTTRGYLSQKCSLNFINCMADVKKSGGPTFAGNQCDVNETIDILTVFIQAALVAGGLIHDP
- the LOC142618883 gene encoding phospholipase A2-alpha-like translates to MAPHHSLKFALLLSCSFVALNLHYIPVYALNVGIQYSGALVSLDKGCSNTCESEFCTVAPFLRYGKYCGLLYSGCPGEQPCDALDTCCLKHDDCVGNTTSGYLSQKCSLNLINCMADVKKSGGPTFAGNQCDVNETIEVLTVVMQAALAAGGVIHDP